A region of Mycoplasmopsis bovirhinis DNA encodes the following proteins:
- a CDS encoding AAA family ATPase, whose product MKLIKLEAHGFKSFADPIVLRFDGGVVGIVGPNGSGKSNINDAIRWVLGEQSSKELRGDSMADVIFAGSKTSEPMNKAQVTLTFDNKERLSSIDSDTVSISRVIERDKGINEYFINGQKARLKEIKILAMETGIGKSSLAIISQGTVSDIAQSSDEQRRLIFEEAAGVSKYKFRKTESLKKLEQATQNLKIMEAKLAEMQKRLTALETQASKAYKYKELSKELSDLEIPYLAQQIEQNQTIYQELSKELEGFEETVSSYNEDLKLLENENFEKSKLLKDLKAEIANYSNQKQVLQTKISSLETSITEALAKRKLLAEGALQTNAAEQAAALVSQVKSLELELVSFKSSYDQTFSLKTELEQKINEQTLLINELNLTYKAKETKNNELKAELNHLKNMQKSKNNLYQGVKTILDNKAFFKGLKGMVSDLIKVPSEYTLAFETILKQAMQHLVVDNSQTAIKAIDFLKKNNGGRATFIPLASIEAKEVQEHYLFALRNHQGFVEVASNLAIVQEQFKVLNQFLLGNIIVARDISFATEISNIVQKKYTIVSMQGDLVRPGGILVGGSQQASENLLNLDDKITSLQELVTGNEVINQKLTQNLKVHNDTLRKYQNNLQMQITNLNALQYQINEKQKIIDKHKTSLSINDLNNVNDQSYDALNQTQSEILKLKYELSQIEYNLQVSMQENNSIETDLAVNNKKINELNNLLKKLYSSFSQKNANLTLAKNQLEADTLRLHEHYDMTFEYAKANFNKLSFAFEEAKETIENLKSQIKTLGNVNLDSIQEFEELNDRYKIDLANKEEVTQAKNLCLEAISELDKKIIQRLTSIVDDVNEQMHNVFSSLFGGGTAKVRFLDPNNILESGISIYAQPPGKKVKNLKLFSGGEKALIAISLLFAILRARPLPLCILDEVEAALDESNVVRYAEYLQELKHKTQFLVITHRTGTMTRVDALFGATMQKRGVTSFFSVELAEAKKLIQE is encoded by the coding sequence ATGAAATTAATTAAACTTGAAGCCCATGGCTTTAAATCATTTGCTGATCCAATTGTTTTACGTTTTGATGGCGGAGTTGTTGGGATTGTTGGACCAAATGGTTCAGGTAAAAGCAACATTAATGATGCTATTCGCTGAGTTTTAGGTGAACAAAGCTCTAAAGAGTTACGTGGTGATTCGATGGCTGATGTTATTTTCGCTGGTTCAAAAACTAGCGAGCCAATGAATAAAGCACAAGTTACCTTAACTTTTGACAATAAAGAACGTTTAAGCTCAATTGACTCTGATACAGTTAGTATCTCCAGAGTCATTGAGCGCGATAAAGGTATTAATGAATATTTCATTAATGGGCAAAAAGCTCGCTTAAAAGAAATTAAGATTTTAGCCATGGAAACAGGAATTGGGAAAAGTTCGCTTGCGATTATTTCCCAAGGAACGGTTTCAGACATTGCCCAATCTTCTGATGAGCAAAGAAGGTTAATCTTTGAAGAAGCAGCTGGAGTTTCCAAGTATAAATTCCGTAAAACTGAATCTTTAAAAAAATTAGAACAAGCAACTCAAAATCTCAAAATCATGGAAGCAAAGCTCGCTGAAATGCAAAAAAGATTAACAGCTTTAGAAACTCAAGCTTCTAAAGCCTATAAATATAAAGAGCTAAGTAAGGAATTAAGTGATTTAGAAATTCCTTACTTAGCTCAACAAATTGAGCAAAATCAAACTATTTATCAAGAGCTTTCAAAAGAATTAGAAGGTTTTGAAGAAACAGTTAGTTCATATAATGAAGATTTAAAACTTTTAGAAAATGAAAACTTCGAAAAATCAAAACTTTTGAAAGATTTAAAAGCTGAAATTGCTAACTATTCAAACCAAAAACAAGTATTACAAACTAAAATATCATCCCTTGAAACAAGCATTACCGAAGCTTTAGCTAAACGTAAATTACTTGCTGAAGGAGCATTGCAAACTAATGCAGCAGAACAAGCTGCTGCTTTAGTTTCACAAGTTAAAAGCTTAGAATTAGAACTAGTAAGTTTTAAATCAAGTTATGATCAAACTTTTAGCTTAAAAACTGAGTTAGAACAAAAGATTAATGAGCAAACTTTGCTCATTAATGAGTTAAATTTAACTTACAAAGCTAAAGAGACTAAAAACAACGAATTAAAAGCTGAGTTAAATCACTTGAAAAACATGCAAAAATCAAAAAATAATCTTTACCAAGGGGTTAAGACCATTTTAGATAATAAAGCCTTTTTTAAAGGTTTAAAAGGCATGGTAAGTGATTTAATCAAAGTACCAAGCGAATATACATTAGCTTTTGAAACAATTTTAAAACAAGCCATGCAACATTTGGTTGTAGATAATTCGCAAACTGCAATTAAAGCCATTGATTTTTTGAAAAAAAATAATGGCGGTAGAGCTACCTTTATTCCCTTAGCTTCAATTGAAGCTAAGGAAGTTCAAGAACATTATTTATTTGCTTTACGCAACCATCAAGGTTTTGTTGAAGTAGCTAGCAATTTAGCAATTGTACAAGAGCAATTTAAAGTTTTAAATCAATTTTTACTTGGAAATATTATTGTTGCTAGAGATATTTCTTTTGCCACAGAAATTTCAAACATTGTGCAAAAGAAATATACTATTGTTTCCATGCAAGGAGATTTAGTGCGCCCTGGGGGAATTTTAGTTGGAGGATCGCAGCAAGCAAGTGAGAATTTGCTTAATTTAGACGATAAAATTACTTCATTGCAAGAATTAGTTACTGGCAATGAAGTAATTAACCAAAAACTAACTCAAAATCTAAAAGTTCATAATGATACTTTAAGAAAATATCAAAATAATTTGCAAATGCAAATTACTAATCTTAATGCTTTACAGTATCAAATTAATGAAAAACAAAAAATAATTGATAAACATAAAACTAGTTTATCAATTAATGATTTAAATAATGTTAATGATCAAAGCTATGATGCTTTAAATCAAACTCAAAGCGAGATTTTAAAACTAAAATATGAGCTAAGCCAAATTGAATATAACTTGCAAGTTTCAATGCAAGAGAATAATTCAATTGAAACAGACTTAGCAGTTAACAATAAAAAAATCAATGAATTAAATAATTTACTGAAAAAACTTTATAGTTCTTTTAGTCAAAAAAATGCTAATTTAACTTTAGCTAAAAATCAACTTGAAGCTGATACGCTTAGGTTACATGAACATTATGATATGACTTTTGAGTATGCTAAAGCTAATTTTAATAAACTTTCTTTTGCTTTTGAAGAAGCAAAAGAAACTATTGAAAACTTAAAATCTCAAATCAAAACTTTAGGTAATGTTAATTTAGATTCGATTCAAGAATTTGAAGAATTAAATGATAGGTATAAAATCGATCTAGCTAACAAAGAAGAAGTAACCCAGGCAAAGAACCTTTGCCTGGAAGCTATTAGTGAATTAGATAAAAAAATTATTCAAAGATTAACATCAATTGTTGATGATGTTAATGAACAGATGCATAATGTCTTTTCTTCATTATTTGGAGGAGGCACTGCTAAAGTGCGATTTTTAGATCCAAATAATATTTTAGAAAGTGGTATTAGCATCTATGCTCAACCACCAGGAAAAAAAGTTAAAAACCTCAAACTTTTCTCTGGTGGTGAAAAAGCGTTAATTGCTATTTCCTTGCTTTTTGCTATTTTAAGAGCAAGGCCTCTACCTTTATGTATTTTAGATGAAGTTGAAGCAGCATTAGATGAATCTAACGTGGTTAGATATGCTGAATACTTACAAGAATTAAAACATAAAACCCAGTTTTTAGTTATAACTCACCGTACTGGTACTATGACTAGGGTGGATGCTTTATTTGGGGCTACAATGCAAAAAAGAGGTGTAACCAGCTTCTTTAGTGTTGAGTTAGCAGAAGCTAAAAAATTAATTCAAGAGTAA